From Leishmania mexicana MHOM/GT/2001/U1103 complete genome, chromosome 9, a single genomic window includes:
- a CDS encoding ubiquinone biosynthesis protein-like protein,putative produces the protein MKNCMMADQRGRSILKHKPVVGDEVLEFSRGLAPSTFGFRYAAYMDRNLFLPSGRTAVKHIADPTLAYVMTRYRQCHDFVHTITGCGRSIEEELAVKIFEYKHTGLPLGLLSLLGGAPHLSAAQWARMRLYWEWASRNAPCSRHGEPAVPMYLNVPWEDMLAKEYDEVVAYTGITPLHEFLGRRQKQ, from the coding sequence ATGAAGAACTGCATGATGGCTGACCAGCGGGGCCGCAGCATTTTGAAGCACAAGCCTGTCGTGGGCGATGAGGTGCTCGAGTTTAGCCGCGGCCTCGCACCATCCACCTTCGGCTTCAGGTATGCCGCCTACATGGACCGTAATCTTTTCCTGCCAAGTGGGCGAACGGCGGTGAAGCACATTGCTGATCCGACTTTGGCGTATGTAATGACGCGGTACAGGCAGTGCCACGACTTTGTGCACACCATTACCGGTTGTGGCCGCTCGAtagaggaggagctggcggtgaAGATCTTTGAGTATAAGCACACGGGTCTGCCTCTTGGGCTGCTTTCGCTGCTGGGTGGAGCGCCGCATCTGTCAGCAGCGCAGTGGGCACGCATGCGGCTCTATTGGGAGTGGGCCTCTCGCAACGCGCCTTGCTCCCGCCACGGGGAGCCCGCCGTGCCCATGTACCTTAATGTGCCGTGGGAAGACATGCTCGCCAAGGAATACGATGAAGTTGTGGCGTATACCGGTATTACACCGCTGCATGAATTCCTCGGGAGGCGCCAGAAGCAATGA